In Toxoplasma gondii ME49 chromosome V, whole genome shotgun sequence, the DNA window CAAGTTCCGCTGTGCTTTTCCCGACCATCGGGTGAAGTTTGCGAAGTATATCTGTCGGTTGCATGTGTTACACGCTAACATTTCGGCACTGTACGAAGGTGCCACTTTCATGGTAGCTGTTCCAGCAGTTAAAAGCCACGGAAACTTCATGCCGAATTTCGGCCACAAACGTGCAGACTCATAATCGCAAGTATCTAGAGTTACTTTCTGCACGTATGATCACGAGCGTTCGAAGGCGGTCCCGTGCCTCCTCTGTCTAAAAGATACATTTTTTTATGAGCAACCACAGGGTATATAGCGGTCTGAGTTAAGTGCGAGAATGGGAACCGGTGGGTTTCTACTCGAGGGCTCGAGTTCGCTGCACTTTGTGCGAAGACACTGTACTACGCAGAAGTCGAAGTCACATCTTCTGTGCCTGTCGAATTCGTTGTGACTGGAAAAAGCTACGCTGAATGCACGGAAACGGTCTTTCGACCGTCTGTCTTGTCCTTTTGAAGGATCGGAGGAAACGGCACCTCGAAGTATTTGCTGTTTGTTAGCATGTATTACAACAGTGTTACACGACCCCGTCTACAACGACTGCGCCACCTCTCTGACACCCTCCAGTCTGAACTACTGGACCGGGTTTCGCTGGACTCTCTAGAGCCGCAGCTTCAGTCCTCGAAATGTATTCTGGCGTCTCAGCGAAAATTCTTGATACAACGCTGCTAAGCGCACGCATGACTTTTTTGTGCGTCCCGTGCGCGAAGGGTACCGCCGGCGCTACGTCGTCTGGTTGGGTTGTCTTCGCTTGTTCAGTGTTTCCACATGCGGGTGCGGTTGAATTTCGAGAATCGGTGCTCTCGAGTACTGGTTTCGTACGGAAACAGGCTTGGATGCCACAATTGATGTTCAGTTTGAGCAGGGGAAGCGATACAAGCGACGACGCAGTGAATTTTCGCTACTCTGAACGTGCACTTGCGAACAGCGACTAACACGCAAGTGCTGAAAAGTCAGTGAAAATCCCCATAGCCTCAGGTGCCCTTCATGTGTACAGAGATGTGTAGCCATGTGTTTTTGTCCACTAGCGTTGCCGCCGTGGGTAAAAAGGTGAAAGTCGGAATATTTATTCAGGTACGGCTACTCTCGAGACTTCAACCGCCTTCAAGCGCTGCCGCCGTTGGCCAGCTGGCATTGCTTCAGAGCTTCGAAGTGGTGCTGGCACAGGCTCAGGTCTGAGTGACGCTGGATGCACTGCAAACACACATCAAAAAGAAAGCGCCACCATGTAACTGGACGCAACATCCAAGCATTTGCACCATCTAGTCCTATGGATAATCCAACCTCTGCAGCATCTAGCGATTCCACCCTGTAGCCCTCTGCGCCATCGAACTCTTTGAATTACGTGTCTGGAGGGGATGTCTAGTAGACCTCTCACATGGTACGGTCGCCGTGACCTCAGAAAAGCGTCGACAATCCGTGTATGTTGGAACTGTTTCGACACTAACACTACACAAGAAGCGTCGTCTTTTTGCCCCATTCCGCACACATATCCTTCGTCGTCCTTAGTCAGTGTCCACCTACGAAGCAGCCTCTACAGTCGACGGGAGTTCCTCCTCTGCACCAACCCTGCAGATGTAGAGGCGGCGTGTAAAGTTGTCTGGCATCCTCGTATTCTTTGGCAGATTCTAGATGTCTACCAACATTCGATTCGATGTGTCTTCTTTCACGCGGCTCAGCCCGCTCAGTTGCGGAGACGCCGCACACACACTGGGGGGTCAGTCTCGGCGGAAAACGAAAGTAACTGAGTTCTTGCGCATTTGGGCGCGTCGTTACTTTGGAAGCTGAAAGACGGACTCGTCATTAAGTGTCAGGGCGTCCTGGGCACTGCACGACGAGACTGGCCACTGTACTCTGTTCTAGTGTCGTTTGATGTTTTTTGCGAACTTCCCGGGTGGACGCTGACGCACAAAACCGGGACATGAAGGTGGGATGCACGGCAACTTCTCGCACGCAATCTCACCTGATTCAACTCTTCGTTGAGTTGCTGGCAGGCTCCGAAGGCGcgaggcgcagcagcagccggaGCTGCAACGGGAGCAACTGGCGCAGCAGGCACAGATGCGTTGGTGTGAACAACCTCCACCTGGCGGGCGCCCATCACTGCGTCGACTGCGCGCTGCGCGACTCCGAATCCGACTCCTGTAAGGATGCAGAAACGCGAATCAATTCGACAGGCTCAAGAGTCAAGGCTAGACGCCCACGGACCGACTTTCGGCTGCAGGCCGGGAACAAGAGACCACACAGACGCCCAACTCGCCGAATCTCCTTCAATCACGCGGCTGGCCAACAGAACGTGAGGATGAACGTGGTTGAGACCATTTCTCCCGCGTTCAGTGCTGGAGAACAACGGCGCCAAACGCACGGAATCCCCCCGGTAAAAACACGGAGCCTATCTTCCACCGGCTCCTGAATCCGAGTGAAAGCTGCACCTCGATGTGACAACCGCAGCCCGATGCTCAACAAAAACACCTAGACAGAGGTCAGTAGACAGCATAGACTCGTGCTCGGCTTTTTTAAAGATGTTCATCTACTCTCAACTTGCCGCAGGAGAAACATACCAGACGCCATTCCTCCGGCAACATTCGCCGCCATGTTGGCCATGaagccgccgcctccgctgGACGGGACCGGGGGGGGTGCATGGTGAACTGGGGCAGGctgggaagaagacggcttGCTGACTGAAAACACCAACCAGAGAAAAAGCCGCCGCCTTCCGTTTGAGATCGTCTTTTAACCACATCTAAGACACAAAACAGGGCTGGTCACGGTGCACTGTATTGCCTCAACGTGTCAAAAGACGCCAAGACGCCGACactcgaggaggagagggtGGGTACCATGGCAGGAGCCCTCGCGGCTGATATGATCGTGTCCCTCAAAAAACGGGTTCGTTACGTCTCAGACGAAAAATGAATTCGCTGCGCCTCAAGAAAAGGCCCGGCTTCTCAGACCTAAAAGAAACCGCAGCAATTCACGTGGGAGTGCCCGTAAGCCCGTTTCTTCGCAGTCCGATGCCAGTTCGGAGCCAGCCAAACACAACGTCCGGTGGAAAATAGCATTAGCACGTCACTGACGCCACGGACACTCAAGAAAAAAGTCAAAAAGAAACTGCAGCTTGCACCGGAAGAAAAGCGCCAGTTCCtacgaaaaacgcaaaacaTCAGTTATCATCGCGACAACTGCCAGTGTTCAATCCCACCACCTGAGACCCGTCCTGCGTCACACAGCCGGAGCAATTCGCCACCGGaacgaaaaacaaacgaGTGGATCAATCAGACACCGAGAACTGTGGAACTGTTTTAACTTCCGATAGTTACAGGAGCGAAGCCCCGCCATTCGTGTCCGGGGGGAGGACGGTACAAAGGTGGGGCAAAGCGGGGCGAAGACTGCGAAGTAAAAACAGCGACGCGGCGGAACTCCACGACAGGAGAGTACATCAGCAAGGCATGAAAAAGACACGATCTGAAAAAGACCGACTGTTCCCGAAGATGAGGTTCTCACGTGGAAAAAACTTACAGAAGCCGCTGCCGCCGCTCGATGAAGACCTCCTCGCGCCACCTCTTTGGCGTGCCATTGTGTTGGGGAAGCGGACGAAAACAATggcgaagcgaagacacAATCGAGAATGAAAATGGTAGCGAATAAACCTCAAAGGCAAATGCTTTTGAACTGAAAGCCTCGCGCGTTCACAACCTCCCTTGTCAGCTCGCCGGGGGATGCCGAGGTGCCGAGCATCCCGGATCGGTCGTCGTGCATGCAAT includes these proteins:
- a CDS encoding CHCH domain-containing protein (encoded by transcript TGME49_213940), giving the protein MARQRGGARRSSSSGGSGFFSKPSSSQPAPVHHAPPPVPSSGGGGFMANMAANVAGGMASGVGFGVAQRAVDAVMGARQVEVVHTNASVPAAPVAPVAAPAAAAPRAFGACQQLNEELNQCIQRHSDLSLCQHHFEALKQCQLANGGSA